GCAGTACAAGGGTACAGACCTATTTGGGGCAGCGGTTTGCAGCTTACCTTTCGCGACAACTGGAAACCAAGGTCAGTGTCAGCAAGGTAGATGTCACCTTTTTTCTGAATTTTGTGCTTGAAGATGTATTGGTGGAAGATCAGCACGGGCAGCAAATGATCTTTTCGAAGCGGATGCTGGCAGATGTGGGGAGATTCTCCCTTAAAAGGCGCTTTATAACCATCAACAGAATCCAATTTGATCAAACCTTTCTTGGCTTGTCGCGATACCCTGGGCAAGAAGCATTTAACTTTCAGTTCCTGGTAGATTATTTCGTGGATGAAGAACCCACGCCTTCGTCCAACCGTTGGAATGTAGTTTGCAAATCGCTGGAATTCAGTAAATCGGCCTTTAGTTTCCGTGATCAGAACAAAGCACCCCAGGATTTTGGTTTTGACCCGGGCCATTTTGCCATTGGTGACTTTGCCCTTGCTATGGATGAAATTCTTTTGCAAAAGGACACCCTGAGCTTTGAACTAGATCGTTTGTCATTGAAAGAGGCCAAGGGGTTTGAACTGCAGTATCTTTCGGGTAGCTTTTTGATCAACCCGCTGGAGGCTAAGTTAAAAAATTTAATTGTCAGGACTCCCGGAAGCGATCTTCAGCTTCAGGCCGACTTTGACTATGAAGGATATAATGCATTTAAAGACTTTTTTAATGCAGTGAACCTGGATATTACCCTGGAAGAGTCTAGTCTGAACCTGGAAGATGCAGGGTATTTCATCCCCTCAGCATATGGTATACGTGGGCCGGTCAGGCTGGGAGGGCATTTCACTGGACCAGTATCCAATATCCGGGGGAGCGATCTTTATGTCTATTATGGTTTCAACACGATTCTGCAAGGGAATTTTCACCTGATGGGATTGCCGGATCTTGATGAGACTTTTATCCATGGCTCCCTGGAGGAGATGCGTACTTCTGCCTCTGATCTTGCAGGATTTAAGTTGCCGGTTAGCAGCAGTCAAACCTTTCTTCAGCTTCCAGAAAATCTTGCAAACCTGGGCAGGATATCCTTCCAGGGAGAGGTGACAGGCTTTGTTAACGATATGGTAGCTTATGGCAAACTTGTCACTGACATTGGCAGTATTTCATCTGACATTTTGGTTCGACGTCATGAAAAAACCGGCTTCCCATATTATAAGGGTCAATTGACCACTGAAGAATTTGACCTTGGCATTTTCTTTGATGATGAAGAACGGTTGGGAATGGTAAGCTTGAGTGCGGAAGTTGAAGGGCAGGGCATTACCTTGGAGACGATGGATCTGGCTATCACAGGTCAGATTGAGCAAATGGACCTGCTGGGATACAACTACGAAAACCTGGATATTGCCGGGAATGTGAGTAATAAGCGGTTCAATGGATCCCTGCTGGTGGACGATAATAATCTTTTCCTAGACTTCCAGGGGGTCATTGACTTTGAGGAAGATATTCCAGTATTTGATTTCAATGCACGCATAGAACAAGCCAACCTGACTGCGCTGAATGTTTACCAGCGCGATACTCTTTCGGCTTCCGTGGTTTCCGGGTTGTTAAGTATAAATGCCCGGGCTTCTGATCTGGATGACCTTGTTGGTAGAATTGCCATTGATAATTTGCATTATGAGGAGTGGCCCCTTGATGGTGGTCCTGCCACCCATTATATTTCTGAACAAATTCTGTTGGTGAACACCCTGGAAGGAGACGGCAGCAAGATTTTAAGGCTTCAGTCGGATTTTGCAGATGCTGACCTGACTGGCTGGTTTCGGTTCGAGCGCTTGGGACATTCGGTCCGCAGCATGGTTGAGGTTTATATCCCATCTTTTTTCAAGCACTTAGCGCCCAATGGGTTTGAGGAAAACGACTTCCGCAATACGTTCTTCGAATTACGTATAAAGGACACAAGTATTCTTTCTGAGTTGTTCTTCCCAAATTTCCGATTGTCTCCCGGCACAACCCTGAAAGGAAGCTTTGGCGAGGAATACGGAATGCTGGATTTGGATGGCTGGTCGCAAGAGATTGAACTTGCAGGGAACCGCCTGGTTGACTGGAGACTTCAGGGGCAACCAGAAGGAGGTGGTTATCGTCTGGATATGGAAAGTCAGCAGGTGCTAATTTCTGACAGTATTTTCATTGACCAGGTCAATCTGAATGCTGAATTGCGCAATGACAGCCTTTACTATCTGCTGGAGTGGGAAAATCTGGATACCCTCAGGCAGAATTTTGCACACATTGAAGGGCTCGCCCAGTTTATTGACCGTCAGCAAACAAAAATCCATTTTCTTCCTTCCCATGCGATGATAAATGATTCCCTTTGGCGGCTGAATCCAGGCAACGAAATACTGATAGATTCTGCAAGGGTGGAGGTGAAGAATCTGCTGGTTTCCAAAAATCAGGAATATATTAAGGCTGATGGGGTTTTGAGTGCTATCCCAAGGGATAAGTTAAACATCGAATTTCATGAGTTTGATATTTCTCATGTTTCGCATTTGATCAGGGTCAGGAAGATGAACTTTGACGGGAACGTCAGTGGAAGGCTGGATCTGGGTTCTCTGGGACGATCGCCCCAGATTGAAGCGGATCTGTATGTAAAAGATTTTGCTTTTAACTTCGATCATCTGGGCGACCTGCATGTGATCAGTCATTGGGATAATCAGAAAAAAGGGTTTGCCATCAACCTCCAGGTGGTTTATTATGGGAATGTGGGCACCAATATTCCGCTGGCAGCCCAGGGCTATTTCTTCCCGGATCGTAAAGAGGAGAACTTTGACCTTGATATTATCGCTGAGAACCTGAAGATGTCGATTTGGGGGCGATATCTTGAGCAATTTGCAAGCAATTTCAGGGGGCTGGCATCGGGGCGATTACGGCTTGAGGGTCCCCTGAAGAAACCTGAATTATCTGGTAGGGTAAGGATGGCTCGTGCAGGCATGCGGATTAATTTCCTAAACACCTCCTATACTTTCTCCGATGAATTGCTTATTAACAAAAACCAGTTTTCTTTTGAGGATGTGGTATTGAACGATACCCTTGGAAATACAGGGCTAGCCAGCGGGCATTTGTATCACCAGAATTTTAAAACATGGGATTTGGATATTTTGCTCAAGACGGACCAGATGGCCTTGTTGAATACCACCAGCGGACAAAATGACGTGATGTTTTATGGCAAGGCTTTTGGCAGCGGGCAAGCCAGAATTTATGGCCCAGCCAAGAATGTTGTTATGGACATTACCGGCCGCACCAACAGGGGTACCCATATTTTTTTGCCATTGGGTTATGCCGGTCGTATGGCAGAAAGTA
This region of Bacteroides sp. genomic DNA includes:
- a CDS encoding translocation/assembly module TamB domain-containing protein, producing the protein MIVLLPLLSYGILRSTRVQTYLGQRFAAYLSRQLETKVSVSKVDVTFFLNFVLEDVLVEDQHGQQMIFSKRMLADVGRFSLKRRFITINRIQFDQTFLGLSRYPGQEAFNFQFLVDYFVDEEPTPSSNRWNVVCKSLEFSKSAFSFRDQNKAPQDFGFDPGHFAIGDFALAMDEILLQKDTLSFELDRLSLKEAKGFELQYLSGSFLINPLEAKLKNLIVRTPGSDLQLQADFDYEGYNAFKDFFNAVNLDITLEESSLNLEDAGYFIPSAYGIRGPVRLGGHFTGPVSNIRGSDLYVYYGFNTILQGNFHLMGLPDLDETFIHGSLEEMRTSASDLAGFKLPVSSSQTFLQLPENLANLGRISFQGEVTGFVNDMVAYGKLVTDIGSISSDILVRRHEKTGFPYYKGQLTTEEFDLGIFFDDEERLGMVSLSAEVEGQGITLETMDLAITGQIEQMDLLGYNYENLDIAGNVSNKRFNGSLLVDDNNLFLDFQGVIDFEEDIPVFDFNARIEQANLTALNVYQRDTLSASVVSGLLSINARASDLDDLVGRIAIDNLHYEEWPLDGGPATHYISEQILLVNTLEGDGSKILRLQSDFADADLTGWFRFERLGHSVRSMVEVYIPSFFKHLAPNGFEENDFRNTFFELRIKDTSILSELFFPNFRLSPGTTLKGSFGEEYGMLDLDGWSQEIELAGNRLVDWRLQGQPEGGGYRLDMESQQVLISDSIFIDQVNLNAELRNDSLYYLLEWENLDTLRQNFAHIEGLAQFIDRQQTKIHFLPSHAMINDSLWRLNPGNEILIDSARVEVKNLLVSKNQEYIKADGVLSAIPRDKLNIEFHEFDISHVSHLIRVRKMNFDGNVSGRLDLGSLGRSPQIEADLYVKDFAFNFDHLGDLHVISHWDNQKKGFAINLQVVYYGNVGTNIPLAAQGYFFPDRKEENFDLDIIAENLKMSIWGRYLEQFASNFRGLASGRLRLEGPLKKPELSGRVRMARAGMRINFLNTSYTFSDELLINKNQFSFEDVVLNDTLGNTGLASGHLYHQNFKTWDLDILLKTDQMALLNTTSGQNDVMFYGKAFGSGQARIYGPAKNVVMDITGRTNRGTHIFLPLGYAGRMAESSFITFVSKDSAQNGNPVQAAEQGNLTLNFDLEVTPDAEIQLIFDSQMGDIIRGRGSGNLKMEIPPTGDFFMYGDYTIEEGDYLFTLQNIINKRFRIEQGGTIRWTGDPLDADIDLRAIYRLRTTLYDLVLEMDTSDVYRRRVPVETYLILKEKLVNPTISFDIGIPSGDEGTRDLLERLITTEQEMNRQVFSLLVLNRFMPTTVDQYNTALGYGVGSTSSELLSNQLSNWLSQISSDFDIGINYRPGDEISSQELEVALSTQLFNDRVIIDGNVGVAGQNPAAGSQRTSSIIGDVNVEVKITPEGKFRIKAFNRSNTFDILNTNSPYTQGIGIFYRKEFDNLSELWRRSRRTGAETGYVEEGPQEEL